GAACGGAGAGCCGAACACCATGGCAGGGGCCATTCAACGACGGGGCGGCTTCGAGGACCAGATACGGCCCCGGTCCTTGGTGAGCGTTCTGAGCAGTCGTCCTCCTGGGAGTTGGCCGTCACCTCGGTGCACACGAGCCGCTTCAGCGACCATGTGATCATCGGCCGCGACGAGAGCGGCAAGCTCCGTCGCGCACTCGCGCCGGCGAAAAGAACACCACGCGATCCGGCGATCGGTGAAACCTGGCGCGTGACTGGCGAGATGAGGCTGCATCCTGAATTTGGCCCGCAATTGCATGCGGTAGTGGCGCTCCCCCTGGTCACCAGTGGCCAGGCGATCATCCGCCATCTTGCCACAGACAAGCGCTTTCCTGGTATCGGTTGGGCGACGGCGAACAGACTTTGGGATGCGTTCGGCGACAGCCTCTATGATCGCATTCGCGATCGCGAGCCGCGGCCCTTGGCAGACGTCGTCGGCGCCGAGCGCGCTGTCGCCATCGTCGACGGCTTCGGGATGCTTAGCGACGAGGCCGAAATCTTCCGCTGGCTCGATCGCTATGGCGTCGCGCCCCGTGTCGCCGGCGCGGCGGCCCGTGTCTGGGGTCTCGGTGCGATCGAGCGGATCAAAGCCGATCCATACACCATGACGCTGCTTGAGACGTGGCGCGATGTTGATGCTCGAGCACTTCGTCTCGGCGTCGCCGTTGACGATCACAGGCGGCTTGCTGCAGCCGTCGAGGAGGCCCTCGCTATCAACTTCCGCGCTGGTCATATGGCCTGCCCTGCGCCGGTCCCAGCGGGAGGCGGTGTTCATGGCGACGTCCTGCGGTGTATGCGTCATCAGCGGCGGCGCCGGCACAGGCAAGACCACCGTCGTACGGGCGATCCTCGCTGCACTGGAAGCGTTGCGCGACGATCTTCCGCTCGCCCACCGCGGCGGGATCGAGCACCTGCAGGTGGCCTTGGCAGGACGCGCTGTGCGACGGATCAGCGAGGCCACCGGCCGTCCGGCCTGCACCCTCTCCCGACTGGTGCATGACATCGAAAACGCCGGCCGTAAGATTCGTGGTGGGACGATTATATTCGACGAGGCCTCAATGTTGGATACGCCCTCGATCTATCGGGTGCTCGTGCAATTGCCGCCCGAGGTCGACCTGATCTTCATCGGCGATCCCGGCCAACTTCCGCCGATCGGGCCGGGCCTTCCGTTCCACACGATGGTCAAAACCCAAGGCATCCCTGCCGTCACTCTGGAAATCGTGCATCGGCAGGACGATGCTACCGGCATTCCAGCCATCGCCTCCTCCATCCGTCATGGCAAACCCGTGAACCTGCGGCGGTTCGATCCGAACGTCGCGCTCTCTCCGGGCGTTTATCTCTTTCCTGCCTCGAAGGAGGACATCGCGACCAAAGCGCTGGCCGCGTTCCGCGCCATGTGTGGCCCGGCACCTGCAAACGGCATGACTTCGGCACTGCACGAGCTCGACGTGCAGATGCTCACCCAGGTGAAAAACGGACCTGCCGGTTCGAAGGAACTGAACCGCGCCATCGAGACGGAATACATGGCCTGCCAGCCCAGGATCGAGGATTGGGGCTTGAGTGCGGGCTCCAGGATCATGTGGCTCAGGAACGACTACTCAAAGGCGCCGCGGCTCGATCCGGCGGGCAATCCGGTGACCGACAAGGTCACGGGAGAGCCAATCTGCTCGGGGTTCATGAACGGCTCCCTCGGCGTGTTGAAGAAGCTCCATCCGAAAGGTGCCTGGGTCAGGTTCGACGACGGCGCCGAGGATGCAATCACTGCAGCTGATCTCGAAAAGCTGACACACGGCTGGGCGATCAGCGTGCATAAGGCGCAAGGCTCTGCCTTCCGCCGCGTCATCATTCCCGTCATTCGCTCCAGGCTACTTGACCGAACCATGCTTTACACCGCGATCACGCGGGCGATCGAGACCGTGGTGCTTGTCGGCGAGATCGATCACATCAATGAAATCGTCACCTCTGCACCGAGAAGCTTATCGCGCGTGACTGCGCTCCGTTTTGAGCTGGAATAAAGCAACAGGGTCGCAGTCCAGACGACGCAACACTGTTGGCAACCGTTGCGAAATCTTCGCCTGAGCGGAAGCAACA
The sequence above is drawn from the Rhizobium binae genome and encodes:
- a CDS encoding ATP-dependent DNA helicase, whose translation is MATSCGVCVISGGAGTGKTTVVRAILAALEALRDDLPLAHRGGIEHLQVALAGRAVRRISEATGRPACTLSRLVHDIENAGRKIRGGTIIFDEASMLDTPSIYRVLVQLPPEVDLIFIGDPGQLPPIGPGLPFHTMVKTQGIPAVTLEIVHRQDDATGIPAIASSIRHGKPVNLRRFDPNVALSPGVYLFPASKEDIATKALAAFRAMCGPAPANGMTSALHELDVQMLTQVKNGPAGSKELNRAIETEYMACQPRIEDWGLSAGSRIMWLRNDYSKAPRLDPAGNPVTDKVTGEPICSGFMNGSLGVLKKLHPKGAWVRFDDGAEDAITAADLEKLTHGWAISVHKAQGSAFRRVIIPVIRSRLLDRTMLYTAITRAIETVVLVGEIDHINEIVTSAPRSLSRVTALRFELE